The proteins below come from a single Mercenaria mercenaria strain notata chromosome 3, MADL_Memer_1, whole genome shotgun sequence genomic window:
- the LOC123523778 gene encoding uncharacterized protein LOC123523778 isoform X1, with amino-acid sequence MEPLNNQFGITCDPCQIEGRQVPVEGYCVNCREYLCDPCFRIHRRPAPWKYHILLQKQNMPTEKPSKPLNDECVEPCPLHAERILEWFCSSHGEVGCSVCMIKDHKLCQNVEHIPDIAAQFAESIELNELVDKFPSVLAFANKRITEAKEALTAVEMYEQHVRTKVLRVRKELNDFCDKLEEAILFRKLADQNSIEQLIVKYRNLAKRIQTSVTAIENNLREHKLSQLFTAVKLTKTAVSDVLEEMDLPDTIFEIHHYELAMSDEICKEVRSHLEKSVKLKLFKQSKQRDEIRPVVSTGGKDNQLVHLDEHELQRKQNVGIYENRTITRKYQKVIQGQKRDPAKHDISNSSKRITRTTRIEGIEFVTTVMCEGECNVARRKYDREFLLKLQYTGSATQKPPDLQDVSHITIENVRKMNIITLSIKVLVIIVMMIIMTMTMTTATTTMMMISYIQVKAIWIKQCDQAKNEKHQKSYTGFPIEIVSKVIANENLSILPKFY; translated from the exons atggAGCCGTTAAACAATCAGTTTGGCATTACCTGTGACCCATGCCAGATTGAAGGACGCCAGGTTCCTGTTGAAGGATACTGCGTTAACTGTCGAGAATATTTATGTGATCCGTGCTTCAGAATTCATAGACGTCCTGCACCTTGGAAATATCACATACTTCTTCAAAAACAGAACATGCCAACGGAGAAACCTTCAAAACCACTCAACGACGAATGCGTTGAACCCTGTCCGTTACATGCTGAGCGAATTCTTGAATGGTTTTGCTCATCACATGGGGAAGTTGGATGTAGCGTTTGCATGATAAAAGACCACAAATTGTGTCAAAATGTTGAACACATACCAGACATTGCAGCGCAGTTTGCCGAAAGTATTGAATTAAATGAGCTGGTTGACAAATTTCCCAGTGTATTGGCTTTTGCAAATAAACGCATTACAGAAGCGAAAGAAGCTTTGACTGCTGTTGAAATGTATGAACAACATGTAAGAACAAAGGTACTACGTGTAAGAAAGGAGTTAAATGACTTCTGTGATAAACTAGAAGAAGCAATTCTCTTTCGTAAACTTGCCGACCAGAATTCTATCGAACAATTAATAGTCAAATACAGAAATTTGGCAAAAAGAATCCAAACAAGTGTTACTGCAATTGAGAATAACCTTAGAGAACATAAGCTATCTCAGCTATTCACTGCAGTAAAACTAACTAAAACTGCCGTAAGTGATGTATTAGAGGAAATGGATTTGCCTGatacaatatttgaaatacatCACTACGAATTAGCCATGTCTGATGAAATTTGTAAAGAAGTTAGATCTCATCTTGAGAAAAGcgtgaaattaaaattatttaagcaATCAAAGCAAAGAGACGAAATCAGACCAGTAGTGTCTACTGGCGGTAAAGATAACCAGCTGGTCCACTTGGATGAGCACGAACTGCAAAGAAAACAGAATGTG GGCATATATGAAAATAGAACAATAACAAGGAAATATCAAAAGGTAATTCAAGGACAGAAAAGAGACCCAGCTAAACATGACATTTCAAACTCGTCGAAGAGAATAACAAGAACAACACGCATTGAAGGGATTGAATTTGTGACAACAGTAATGTGTGAAG GTGAATGCAATGTCGCCCGTCGAAAATACGACCGTGAATTCTTATTAAAGCTGCAGTATACTGGTAGTGCCACACAGAAACCTCCAGACCTTCAAGATGTATCGCATATTACCATTGAAAATGTAAGGAAAATGAACATAATCACATTATCAATAAAAGTACTAGTAATAATagtgatgatgataataatgacgatgacgatgacgacggcgacgacgacgatgatgatgattagTTACATCCAAGTGAAGGCAATTTGGATCAAACAATGCGACCAAGCAAAAAATGAGAAACATCAAAAAAGTTATACTGGTTTTCCAATAGAAATAGTTTCAAAAGTTATAGCTAACGAAAACTTATCTATACTACCGAAGTTTTATTAA
- the LOC123523778 gene encoding eukaryotic translation initiation factor 4 gamma 3-like isoform X2: MKTAEIAQSTGLLTKTFATTYSAGHPMKIVATAQATGISTKTVATTKSTGLPMKTAVISQSTGLPTKTVATTQSTGLSMKTVAITQSTGLPTKTDEITQSTGLSMKTDATTQSTGLSTKTVAISQSTTLPMKSVTTQLYRFLVKENADSATVIEWVENNVDETVRLKPKFIRYLMTNSCKSAMKDENGKAILDVDQLVARRDLLLKVFNHQTELELQALQAVQSFITKLGYPKDVLLGIFQTLYDVKVISKDAFFQVNIIGVL; the protein is encoded by the exons ATGAAAACAGCTGAGATCGCCCAGTCAACAGGACTCCTGACGAAAACATTTGCGACCACCTATTCAGCAGGACACCCGATGAAAATAGTTGCGACCGCCCAGGCAACAGGAATCTCTACGAAAACAGTTGCAACCACAAAATCAACAGGACTCCCGATGAAAACAGCTGTGATCTCCCAGTCAACAGGACTCCCGACGAAAACAGTTGCGACCACCCAATCAACAGGATTGTCGATGAAAACAGTTGCGATCACCCAATCAACAGGACTCCCGACGAAAACAGATGAGATCACCCAATCAACAGGACTCTCGATGAAAACAGATGCGACTACCCAATCAACAGGACTGTCAACGAAAACAGTTGCAATTAGCCAATCAACAACACTCCCGATGAAATCAGTTACGACGCAATTGTACAGATTTCTAGTGAAGGAGAATGCAGACAGCGCAACTGTAATTGAATGGGTGGAAAACAATGTCGATGAAACAGTCAGGTTGAAGCCAAAGTTCATTCGTTATCTTATGACGAATTCGTGTAAAAGTGCCATGAAAG ATGAAAATGGTAAAGCAATACTGGACGTTGATCAGCTTGTTGCGAGAAGAGACCTACTGCTTAAAGTTTTCAACCATCAAACAGAACTGGAGTTACAAGCTCTACAGGCAGTCCAGTCGTTTATAACAAAACTTGGATATCCCAAAG ATGTACTATTAGGGATATTTCAGACACTGTATGATGTGAAAGTGATATCTAAAGACgcattctttcaggtaaatatAATAGGGGTATTATAA
- the LOC123523779 gene encoding uncharacterized protein LOC123523779 — protein MSLILQFSMICFSDVAIVLQKLFTLCRLVIMLLHGTCSGPVQKQSKSSVAFSKVHIYRRAAVTNEFLMSPDSYTSLITNDQKEMVSTYIQHGHYEYELVCPKQVSTGSNDPPNKRSTCPWYYRVKHNPKQYPAMIMNAERLCEYSIGSNNSFECVPITQKFSVLELQNYMDDNDNYVWTNTMVTVVIGYTSAGRRSDYSFGTKNYVGTPAPEFD, from the coding sequence ATGAGTTTAATATTACAATTTTCAATGATATGTTTTTCAGATGTTGCAATCGTACTGCAGAAACTGTTTACTCTTTGTCGTTTGGTTATAATGTTGTTACACGGAACATGCAGTGGTCCAGTCCAGAAACAGTCTAAATCAAGCGTTGCCTTTAGTAAGGTGCACATTTACAGACGGGCTGCAGTCACCAATGAATTCTTGATGAGCCCTGATTCTTATACAAGCCTTATAACCAATGATCAAAAGGAGATGGTGTCTACATATATTCAGCATGGACACTATGAGTATGAGCTTGTATGTCCAAAACAAGTATCAACAGGATCGAACGACCCTCCAAACAAGCGATCAACATGTCCTTGGTATTACAGAGTAAAACATAACCCCAAACAATACCCGGCAATGATAATGAATGCAGAGCGTCTCTGTGAATATTCTATTGGATCAAACAATTCATTTGAATGTGTCCCAATTACTCAAAAATTCTCTGTACTGGAGTTACAAAACTACATGGACGACAACGATAACTATGTTTGGACAAATACCATGGTAACGGTTGTAATTGGTTACACCTCTGCCGGAAGAAGGAGTGACTATAGTTTTGGCACCAAGAATTATGTTGGTACACCTGCACCAGAGTTTGATTAG